TTACATTGTGTCCATTCTCTGAGACTTTGTGGGAAGCTTGAtttaacagcaaaaaaaaagggagaaggagaagaataaaagaaaaaggagaaggagaaaagaaagaagaagaaggaggaggaggaggaggagaaggaggaggaNNNNNNNNNNNNNNNNNNNNNNNNNNNNNNNNNNNNNNNNNNNNNNNNNNNNNNNNNNNNNNNNNNNNNNNNNNNNNNNNNNNNNNNNNNNNNNNNNNNNNNNNNNNNNNNNNNNNNNNNNNNNNNNNNNNNNNNNNNNNNNNNNNNNNNNNNNNNNNaagaagaagaagaagaagaagaagaagaagaagagaagaagaagaaagagagagagagggagagagaaagaaagaaagaaagaaagaaagaaagaaggaaagaaagaaagaaagaaagaaagaaagaaagaaagaagaccaaAAATTAGTTTAATTAGGTGGAGATGCCAGAATGTAAGCCACCTTCTGAGGGAAACAACAGACAGTGAGCAGAACCAATCCAAGAGTGGTCATCTGGGCTACACATAGCAAAGCATTTAGGGAAAGGGCTACCCAGGCCCTTTGTAGTTAATGCCCTGGATGCTAGATATATTACTGAAACATTTACTGTTTGGTATGTTGGGTTTAGTTTTGCTTCAGTCTAAACCTATGTTCCTGTGCCCCAATTCCTGTCATTTGTAATGGGACTGTTTACCCTGTGCCATTGTATCTTGTGTCACACACCTTATTTGTCTGTTTAAACAGAGGCTCATGGATGATATCGCCTTCAGTGTTAAGGAAGACTTTGGACTTGGATTTTTCAGCAATACTTGAACAGGTAAGACTTTGGGAACTCTTGAAGAcaaactaaatgcattttgcattctgaaataaaaataatcctatGGAGGGGGCAGGCACAAAATATTATGGTTTTGATCTTACATATCTCAGATGACATATATACTAAAGGTTTGATTCGCAGCCTATGGCACCACTGGGAGGTGACAGAATCCTTGGGGAGTGAGACTAGATGGAAGGAAGTTAATTCGATGAGGATGTACCCTTGAAGGCAATATTGGGATCCcagctttttcctccctctctcagacTGCTCCTGGCCACCATGAAGTAAACAGCTCCCAAGCATGGCACTTCCCTTTGCCAACCAACTGTAGATTGAAACCTCTGACAATGTGAGTCAAAAGAAACCTCTCAAGGTGCTTTCCTCCTGTACTCTCTGACAGCTGAAGAAATCTAACACACACAGGAATCAAATAAACCAAGTTATTTTCATCATACAGTGGGAAAATTGACACAAGATAAATACCATAAATGGCCCCAATCAAAACAACTGTGTTAAAGCAAAGGGGACATATGACCAACAAACAGTCCATATCGAAAGGCAGCTGAGCATGGCACAgagtctttcttttaaaactacaCCTGCTTGCAAAGTGTGATTCTCTGGCTTCTAATCTCAATCTCTGGGCTACTAATTTGGCCCTCTGAATATACCTTCCTTTTTTGTAGAGAATGGCTTGTGTTTACACAAAAGGAGTCTCAGCCTGATTCATGCCTGCGTACATTTGAGGGTTCAGAGCACCTTTCCGGTTCTTTTTAAGTATGTTTCCTTTACCTGTATTTTCTATGCAATCATGCCTTATTTACTTTTTCAGGTGAGAACTTTTTATTATGAGTATCAGATGATTTTGCTGACTTGCTGTGTTACATCTTAGAGACAGGAAAGATTTCTCACATTGTTAGCCTTATAACCCCTGAGATAGAGTTGTGTTTTAcattcacataaatatataaatgcaacctgctgaATCCATTTaatgtcatgtgtatgtgtgtgtttttagggctgacctcttggtattggataaccagttggtgtctCATCTCTGGGGAAGAGCGAGTCTCCCTTAATAGTCATTGACTATAGCTCTTTATCTAGAAATaaggccttgtgagatttcccctaTGCTCACTGGTGTGTCAACTGGCACTGTCATTGTTCAGGTACTGTTCGGGTTATCATaattttgagatttcatgggtataACTTTCCTCTCGTGTCTAGAGGACACCACCAGggcatcctggtcctctggctcctacaaatcctcatttccttcttccacaatgttccctgaaccttaggcTTTGGgtgtgttgtagatgtattaGTTGAGATGGACATCCCATGGTTAGTTGTTACCTGCATTTGAACCAGTTAtagctttctgtaatggtctccagcTGCTGCAGAAAACACGTTTCTTCAACAATGGGAGGGAGCTACACTTAACTGTGTGTCTAAAGCATTTAGGATGTAGTTataaattatactggtttaggaaagCGCTTCTTCTCTAGCTAGGGTCCTTGGTCTTACCATCCATGGGTGATTGTCTGGGTTTACAGAATCAGACAGAAATTCACTCCTATTGAGTCGATTTTaggtccaattagacagctgttgttTAACCCCAGGCCGCTGTTCTTGCCGTGCTGATCATTGCTATGTTTCAGACATCACAGCTGGGTAGGATAACTGATGACATCTCAGAATTTGAAAATAAgtttcctattgctgaagataccatataATTTGGACACAGAACTTAAAGAAATTTATCTAGAACTGACTTGGAAGCATCCTCCCTATACTGACAGCCTTCTCTCATAGTACTAGGTGATGTTATGTAGCtaacaagagagaaaaggaatcaATAATAACCGTACCCAGCTATCCTTTCTCTTAAAACTGAGTTTCCTATATCTTATAGGGGTTATATTCCATTGGCAAATGCCACACTCACAAATCTCTTCAATATAAATCCTCTCTACCTTTGTATCTCATGTGAAGCTTCTATATGACCAAACCCCTAAATTCTAAGCCAGAAGATATTTCCACAAGGCATTTAGCTGTTCTCTGAGGCACTACCGAAGTTGTTTTCaggtatataaacaaatattctctGAGCAATTCCTTTGAGATTTTACTGACACCatatacaaaaatagaatttACCATACTCCCCGAGCCACTCTTAGTGGATAGTCTTTTGCAATATGCAGGTAATTAAGGATAAGAAATTGTTTCATTTCCCAACCCATGAAAGCCAGGTCTGGAAATACTTCCTCTAAGCTGTAATTAGAAAGAGAGTGACTCCTCGCTTCGTTCTCTCTCCTCTTACTGCATCAGAAGCCATTAGGAAACGTCCAGAGACTTCTCTATCAAGATTATAAACTCCTTAAGTAACCTTTTCATTTTTCACAATGCATAGGCCAGAGTTTGGCTATTTTTCTGCCAGTTCCTTTTAGAATTCCTGTTCTCCGGTCTCTACTGAGAGTTTCTTCACTTGAGCTTGCCATGGTGTTCATGGCAAGAGCTTCCTAATTCTCACTAATTTTCTTCTCAGAGCCCTTCTACCTTCTGCCAGAAACAAAGCTAATGGCATGTTTTCGGTATTGTAGCAAGAGTTATGATATCAAAATCTAGTTGTCTACCAGTGTGAAATCATTTCCCTCAAAACTTAAaggtgcttgctggccagcctgacaacttgagtttgatctccaggacctgcatagtggaaggaaagaccCTCCTACAGGTTGTCCCATGAGCTCCACATGTATGCTAtggcatatgtatatgtgtctgtgcacacaccaaataaatgtaattttttaaggTATACTAGTGTCCAGTGCATGTAATACCTAATGCAGCCACTCTTGAGAGTTTTTCATTGACATGACTTATTTCTTGCTGTTACATCCCTTGACTAATCTTACGTCAACTTGTCCCAAGCCAGTCATCTTAAAGGAGCAAACCtcaatcgagaaaatgcctccatatggTCAGGCTCTAAAACTTTGTCAGTCCAGCAAATTAGCTTTTTAAACTGACAGTTTCCTCCCTCTCAGcttaaaaggaagagagggaagaacctccctccttctctcccttcgcccttcccttccctttccctctttcttcttccttccttccttttttctttcttcttcctttcccttccttccttccttccttccttccttccttccttccttccttccttccttacttacttacttactttctttctttgaaacagagGATCACTATGTATcttttgcctgtcctggaacttgctatatagaccaggctggccttaaactcatagcgatcttcctgcctctgcctcctgtgtgctgggattaaaagtgcagcctaaaaatgtctcttaaaataagttttattttggcAAATGGCTACCATCTGGAAAGTGTATGACTGGATAACTATCTTACTCCTTACAGCAAGATAAACTCAAAACCTACTTAAAAAAGCAGAAGCAGTATAATCTCAGGTACCACCCATTAACCCATCCTGTATGGGTTTCTGTACTTTGCCCTTCCACTTCCTGGTTCTTCACAAAATATTCACATTCTAGGATGATAGCTTAAATTACTAACATGTGAACCatcttttgtgtctgttttgatttttttttttactttttgtgccATAAGTCCATGATCAGGTGGCtccatttattatttcaaagtaGTATGAGGCATATATACAAAAGTCTGCAATCATAAAATAACATTAGATTAATACATCTTAGTCAATTGTAACTCTGGGTGGTACATGGTCTGCCCTGGTCCTCATCATCTACCGGGATGCAGAAGACTAAGGCATGACCATAAAGTAACAAGAGAACACTAGTGAAATATCACGTAGTTCCATTGTTTCCCAAAGACCGGATCTCTTTGGGGAATAGAATGGAGTTCCCGAGGGTAAAGGCATGGCAGAAGCTAGTAAACATTTTGGAGTGCCAGTTCCACACAGAGACAGCTGTTCAAGGATGACACAGCCAAACATACTTTGAAAACAACATAAGGAGGACATCAGAAAGGTCAGTTGAGTCCCTGTTATTCGGATGGCATCTTCAACTGTGATGACTATCTAAACTGATCTATGTTTTCAAGAGATGGGCTCTTTATAATGCTAAGGACAGACTAAGGATGGGACAAGCTGGGCACAGAAGACTAGTCAGGTACCCTGATACACacagcagtgttttaaataaacgtGGTGAACATTCACTGTTGAAGTCTAAACAAAAACTCTAGTAGGTTTGAACAGAGGGCCAGGGTGACATCTCCAAAATGAGTAAACAGGCATCCTTTTTCtactaatttaatattttatgcaaTTAATATTCCTCTTCATTCAAATGTCTGTTTGAATTGGGTACTATGCAGAAAAGATAATgaacaaaacatataaaacaatcCTCTTCCatgggagatatatatatatatatatatatatatatatattcacaaaaagataatcccagcacacaaagatatatatatatatatattcacaaaaagACTCCAACCAAAAGGGTTCCTAAACTGCCAGATAACAGCAAAGAAAATAGACAAGCCAGGCCATTGGATACGTGGGAAACAAGGTCATGagtttttaatgaaagaaacaacAATTAACAAAGATTccctctttgcttttgtttgtcaaATAAATTCAAGCAGTTGGGTGGGTCAGATATTATCATTTCTCAATACGTTTTATTTGCTGCTTAATATAATAAACAacatccaagaacacattaagaaTTACCTGTATCTGTTGACAATATTTCTGATACTGATGAAGGGGAAGGTACACTCATCTTTCTATAAACTCTCAAATATGCTTAGATTCACATATATAATAATGTTTTTGTTGCCAAACTTAATATATAAGATGTTAAGTTAGATAATCTCTTAACCAGGTGAACAAGCCTTAGTCTCTTTGGAACCAATGATATAGTTTATAAAATCCAGCTATTAACAGACAagttataataaacaaaacagtcAAAATTATTGACAATTTCATAATATTGACTCTTCTTTTTGGAGATGTTGGACCACTGTCAATACTTCCTCCATAGCCCCTGTGCAGGCAGAAAGGCATGGACCACCCATAGTCACAATGGCAGTGATGTTTGTTATTACATATCCCCTTCCTATTACAAGTCTCAGGAAGACAGGAATTTGAAAGGACAGGCAGGCTGATACACTTCTTGTGTATGCAGATCTTTTCTTTTCCGCAGGTGGTGCCATCTTTCACTTCACCAACATCAGGTACACCCACCCCCAAATGGTGGTCAGTACTCCAGCAGCTGTCACCATTGGCATAAAACTTCTGCAAAACAGAATGAGTCTGGAGATGGAGAATGTCCTCCACGTTTGCACACAGGACTTTCCCACAAAATATATCTGACATTCTGCATTTTAGGTATTCTGTGCCATTTGTGCCACAGTGGCCAAATCTGTTTCCCTGTGAGTTCATTTCTTTGTAACAGTTATGAGATGCACTTCTTGCACCTTTGCCAAAAATCTCCTTGCATTGTTGGTCATGGTTATTACACTGCTTTTGATAGCAGTAGGCACTGACACCACAGGAGACCCCATTCTGTACATAGCCATCTTCTGGGCACTGGTGGGATGTTCCATTGCACCATTCTGGAAGGTCACATTCATTGActtttggtctacagagttccccTGATAGCATGAGTTTGCAGTCTTTGCAACAAAGTCCAAAAGCACATGCAGCCCCAGGCTTCAGTTTACAGTTCAACAAACAACAGGGATCTTGCTCACACTCATGTATAGATCCACAGTCACACTCCTCTTCTTTTTCAACCATACCATTCCCACAGCGCTTCACCAGAAAGACTGACCCTGGTCTTGGATGATTGTGCAAACAAGTTCCTTGGTTTAAAGTAGTCTTCATAAAATCGCTATAGCTGCAGTTGGTGAATCTCTCTGCTGGTACTCTGAAAGTACTCATGACACAACCTCTTTCCCCACAAGAACAGGATTCTTCATCATGCTGCATACCGAAAGTATGACCTAACTCATGGGCCACAGTGTTGGCAAAAAGAGACCAGGAGTCTCCTTGGAAATTCTC
The Microtus ochrogaster isolate Prairie Vole_2 chromosome 1, MicOch1.0, whole genome shotgun sequence DNA segment above includes these coding regions:
- the Adam21 gene encoding disintegrin and metalloproteinase domain-containing protein 21, encoding MRVTLLLLCLKVFLSSIELSQTGSTQYLSSPEVVIPRKVTSRARGTESSGWLSYSLRFGGQRHIVHMRVKKLLVSTHFSVLTYREEHALLKDYPFVPSDCYYHGFVEGAPESLVAFSACNGGFQGVLQMNGFSYEIKPIRHSSTFEHLVYTLNNDKTQCPPMMCGLTDKRMPYQHFEHEDPKKPSVKQNSGNLWNDTWFLELAVVVDYGFFTYSQRNLSKVREDVVLIVNMVDSMYRQLDTCVTLIGIEIWNRGNVFPMENIHQVLEDFSQWKQVSLSQVPHDTAHIFIRSSLISVLGIAYVAGICHPPLDCGVENFQGDSWSLFANTVAHELGHTFGMQHDEESCSCGERGCVMSTFRVPAERFTNCSYSDFMKTTLNQGTCLHNHPRPGSVFLVKRCGNGMVEKEEECDCGSIHECEQDPCCLLNCKLKPGAACAFGLCCKDCKLMLSGELCRPKVNECDLPEWCNGTSHQCPEDGYVQNGVSCGVSAYCYQKQCNNHDQQCKEIFGKGARSASHNCYKEMNSQGNRFGHCGTNGTEYLKCRMSDIFCGKVLCANVEDILHLQTHSVLQKFYANGDSCWSTDHHLGVGVPDVGEVKDGTTCGKEKICIHKKCISLPVLSNSCLPETCNRKGICNNKHHCHCDYGWSMPFCLHRGYGGSIDSGPTSPKRRVNIMKLSIILTVLFIITCLLIAGFYKLYHWFQRD